One Ooceraea biroi isolate clonal line C1 chromosome 6, Obir_v5.4, whole genome shotgun sequence genomic window carries:
- the LOC105284947 gene encoding uncharacterized protein LOC105284947 isoform X5: MYIISWRYILATNKNSQITIPQDILNIESSPSCVCLKKLESQIIFEERYSSENERFNHKFKEEAWRLMHCANNRKGRSTPRIVRAIRRNSKKLDNTANRSLTIDRPRTSKSSVVVLYHGRSNTPPSSSSKALVHLAKSDQTIAEISQPTAASPTLSDKTKVIETPETLSPRYPLCRRRTASKRYRRASRPHLNVNIYPPANPVERIASPSRRHRAVFERRIEVNSKDKKFQCAAKHSADSGESRERIVACHKNEINRKSEKRIEERTWKRQCSPIEVAVSKPMDYHPKRAETDGVKQRRQSALCSSRAFPAQQTHIKEPGINSTFISVNEGDEANRVFPFQATPSGNLKIIPNQVKRVVFESKKFSVLVADPRHTKVNVKAEFSRSGVDVGPSVLGSSNRIRYIDLPPGVTPSTINQLQAQKKLPYIDANYRSRTQPSAKFHPSEMEQKQPASYQIPPLNEVPLSSLGFTNEEPIKWDSIILPEKTDLYQELARRITNYKNADCIVQIDQDEFYCHLLVLQSYSTFFDEKKNCKNINLSDSNVTAKAFSIIYDWMISPINESYQLLRRDNILDIFMAAQYLGIKELEEQCWAFIDNDELFSEDTAFLLYLEAKKIGNTAVMELMVPRIMKFFLVLVSTKDFLELSVDELCLLLKSNYISVNSEMEVLMSAVRWLMHDWSERKQYMLEVLKCVRFGLIAPWQLVDVKRNPENPEFMELMSYPEVQKMVDDGLAFVIIKYWYGNQTEDYYHWIDLLGLNEPTNRNWAGEDKNYVTYREFLLYLEEYQKTNIAELRTRKTRTRPTPPSSPPKDCSPLPPERTRTDSNQNYCCVDSYSLEQYSTTQSRVVPKRYVSKVATSPGMVIPPEILTECLSSMGRSNNIRTNKTQCDRNRNCKPIIHDAKYCGAGESPRRPSVDFLKNTKYTCEHQCEISTLIDKSKHEARHNISDIHSRKQWEQNVKLSAKKQQKMMKKSRYPANRTDSAKSEEEAATMIQATYRGYKVRRKFDEIKKSSSEEKQNVQKVAELLSMSQSGWPLQKSLNSVKASNSIANQNKNTLHHI, from the exons atgtatattatttcgtGGAGATACATTTTAGCTACCAACAAGAACAGTCAGATTACTATCCcacaagatattttaaatatcgaatcTTCCCCTTCGTGTGTTTGCCTAAAAAAGTTGGAG TcacaaataattttcgaaGAAAGGTATTCGAGCGAAAACGAGAGGTTCAATCATAAATTTAAAGAGGAAGCCTG GCGCCTAATGCATTGTGCTAACAATAGGAAGGGAAGAAGTACACCGCGGATCGTAAGAGCCATTCGACGCAACAGTAAGAAAC TTGATAATACAGCAAATCGATCGCTGACGATCGATCGACCACGAACGAGTAAAAGCAGTGTCGTTGTACTGTATCACGGAAGATCCAATACTCCTCCGTCATCCTCGTCGAAAGCTCTGGTGCATTTAGCAAAATCCGATCAAACAATAGCGGAAATATCGCAACCGACAGCTGCAAGTCCTACGTTATCTGACAA GACAAAAGTAATTGAAACTCCAGAAACTCTATCTCCAAGATATCCGCTATGTCGACGAAGAACCGCTTCTAAAAGGTATCGTCGTGCGTCGAGGCCTCACCTGAATGTGAATATTTATCCGCCCGCAAATCCGGTGGAACGTATTGCGTCACCGTCACGACGTCATCGCGCTGTCTTCGAGAGACGGATAGAGGTAAATTCCAAGGATAAGAAATTTCAATGCGCAGCCAAGCATTCCGCAGATTCTGGCGAGTCGCGAGAACGGATAGTTGCTTGTCACAAAAACGAGATTAATCGAAAATCAGAGAAGCGTATTGAAGAGAGAACTTGGAAGAGACAATGCTCGCCCATTGAAGTTGCCGTTTCGAAACCTATGGACTATCATCCAAA ACGAGCGGAAACGGATGGTGTAAAGCAGCGAAGGCAATCAGCGTTGTGCTCGAGCCGGGCTTTTCCGGCGCAGCAAACGCACATCAAAGAACCAGGCATTAATTCGACATTTATCAGCGTGAACGAGGGTGACGAGGCGAATCGCGTATTTCCGTTTCAAGCTACACCGAGCGGTAATCTAAAAATCATCCCAAATCAGGTAAAAAGA GTGGTGTTCGAGTCGAAGAAATTCAGTGTTCTCGTCGCTGATCCGCGACACACGAAGGTGAACGTCAAGGCAGAGTTCAGCCGATCTGGTGTCGACGTTGGGCCATCTGTCCTCGGTTCTTCGAATCGTATAAGGTACATCGATCTCCCTCCTGGCGTTACACCGTCGACGATCAATCAGTTGCAA GCTCAAAAGAAGTTACCCTATATCGACGCGAATTACCGATCACGAACACAACCAAGCGCGAAGTTCCATCCATCCGAAATGGAACAAAAGCAACCAGCATCTTATCAGATACCGCCACTGAACGAAGTACCACTCTCTTC TTTAGGATTTACAAATGAAGAACCAATCAAGTGGGACAGCATAATACTTCCAGAGAAGACCGATTTGTATCAAGAATTAGCTAGGCGTATCACAAATTATaa GAATGCCGACTGTATCGTTCAAATTGACCAAGATGAATTCTACTGTCACCTCCTCGTCTTGCAAAGTTACAGTACGTTTTTCGATGAGAAGAAGAATTGCAAGAACATTAACTTATCGGat AGCAACGTCACTGCCAAGGCTTTTTCTATCATTTATGACTGGATGATCAGTCCAATCAATGAAAGTTATCAGCTTTTACGAAGAGATAACATTTTAGATATCTTTATGGCTGCACAATATCTTGGTATCAAAG AATTAGAAGAGCAATGCTGGGCATTCATTGATAACGATGAGCTTTTCTCGGAGGATACGGCTTTCTTGTTGTACTTGGAAGCAAAAAAGATTGGGAACACTGCCGTGATGGAGCTTATGGTTCCAAGaatcatgaaatttttcttggTGCTTGTTAGCACGAAGGATTTTTTAGAATTATCAGTGGACGAACTGTGTTTACTACTGAAATCCAATTATATTAGCGTGAATAG CGAAATGGAAGTCTTGATGTCTGCCGTAAGATGGTTGATGCATGATTGGAGCGAAAGGAAACAATACATGCTGGAAGTACTTAAATGTGTTCGATTTGGTCTTATAGCTCCGTGGCAATTGGTAGACGTCAAAAGAAATCCCGAAAATCCAGAATTTATGGAACTGATGTCTTATCCCGAAGTGCAAAaaatggtggatgacggactTGC AttcgttattataaaatattggtaTGGCAATCAAACGGAAGATTATTATCACTGGATCGATCTACTTGGACTTAACGAACCGACCAACCGTAATTGGGCGGGAGAGGACAAG AATTATGTCACTTATCGTGAATTTCTACTGTATCTCGAGGAATatcaaaaaacaaatattgccGAACTGAGAACGCGCAAAACACGAACGAGACCCACACCTCCCAGTTCTCCTCCTAAAGATTGTTCACCGTTACCGCCAGAAAGAACACGTACGGATAGCAATCAGAATTATTGCTGCGTAGACTCGTATTCTTTAG AACAATATAGTACGACGCAGAGTAGAGTAGTACCGAAAAGGTACGTGTCGAAAGTTGCAACTTCGCCAGGCATGGTGATTCCACCGGAAATTTTGACCGAGTGTCTCAGTAGCATGGGTAGAAGCAATAATATAAGAACG AACAAAACGCAATGCGATAGAAATAGGAACTGTAAACCCATCATTCACGACGCGAAGTATTGCGGAGCAGGTGAATCCCCACGAAGACCATCTGTAGACTTCTTAAAGAATACAAAATACACGTGCGAACATCAGTGTGAGATTTCGACG CTTATCGATAAATCGAAGCACGAGGCACGACATAACATTTCGGATATCCACAGTCGCAAGCAATGGGAACAAAACGTTAAATTGTCTGCAAAGaagcaacaaaaaatgatgaaaaaatcGAGGTATCCCGCGAATCGTACCGATTCGGCCAAATCCGAAGAAGAAGCGGCTACTATGATACAGGCAACATACAGAGGATATAAAGTTAGAAGAAAATTTGATGAA ATCAAAAAATCGTCTTCGGAAGAGAAACAGAACGTCCAAAAAGTGGCTGAGTTGTTGTCGATGAGTCAATCTGGCTGGCCACTTCAAAAATCACTAAATTCTGTTAAAGCATCAAACAGTATtgcaaatcaaaataaaaatacattacatcatatctaa
- the LOC105284947 gene encoding uncharacterized protein LOC105284947 isoform X6 — MHCANNRKGRSTPRIVRAIRRNSKKLDNTANRSLTIDRPRTSKSSVVVLYHGRSNTPPSSSSKALVHLAKSDQTIAEISQPTAASPTLSDKTKVIETPETLSPRYPLCRRRTASKRYRRASRPHLNVNIYPPANPVERIASPSRRHRAVFERRIEVNSKDKKFQCAAKHSADSGESRERIVACHKNEINRKSEKRIEERTWKRQCSPIEVAVSKPMDYHPKRAETDGVKQRRQSALCSSRAFPAQQTHIKEPGINSTFISVNEGDEANRVFPFQATPSGNLKIIPNQVKRVVFESKKFSVLVADPRHTKVNVKAEFSRSGVDVGPSVLGSSNRIRYIDLPPGVTPSTINQLQAQKKLPYIDANYRSRTQPSAKFHPSEMEQKQPASYQIPPLNEVPLSSLGFTNEEPIKWDSIILPEKTDLYQELARRITNYKNADCIVQIDQDEFYCHLLVLQSYSTFFDEKKNCKNINLSDSNVTAKAFSIIYDWMISPINESYQLLRRDNILDIFMAAQYLGIKELEEQCWAFIDNDELFSEDTAFLLYLEAKKIGNTAVMELMVPRIMKFFLVLVSTKDFLELSVDELCLLLKSNYISVNSEMEVLMSAVRWLMHDWSERKQYMLEVLKCVRFGLIAPWQLVDVKRNPENPEFMELMSYPEVQKMVDDGLAFVIIKYWYGNQTEDYYHWIDLLGLNEPTNRNWAGEDKNYVTYREFLLYLEEYQKTNIAELRTRKTRTRPTPPSSPPKDCSPLPPERTRTDSNQNYCCVDSYSLEQYSTTQSRVVPKRYVSKVATSPGMVIPPEILTECLSSMGRSNNIRTNKTQCDRNRNCKPIIHDAKYCGAGESPRRPSVDFLKNTKYTCEHQCEISTLIDKSKHEARHNISDIHSRKQWEQNVKLSAKKQQKMMKKSRYPANRTDSAKSEEEAATMIQATYRGYKVRRKFDEIKKSSSEEKQNVQKVAELLSMSQSGWPLQKSLNSVKASNSIANQNKNTLHHI; from the exons ATGCATTGTGCTAACAATAGGAAGGGAAGAAGTACACCGCGGATCGTAAGAGCCATTCGACGCAACAGTAAGAAAC TTGATAATACAGCAAATCGATCGCTGACGATCGATCGACCACGAACGAGTAAAAGCAGTGTCGTTGTACTGTATCACGGAAGATCCAATACTCCTCCGTCATCCTCGTCGAAAGCTCTGGTGCATTTAGCAAAATCCGATCAAACAATAGCGGAAATATCGCAACCGACAGCTGCAAGTCCTACGTTATCTGACAA GACAAAAGTAATTGAAACTCCAGAAACTCTATCTCCAAGATATCCGCTATGTCGACGAAGAACCGCTTCTAAAAGGTATCGTCGTGCGTCGAGGCCTCACCTGAATGTGAATATTTATCCGCCCGCAAATCCGGTGGAACGTATTGCGTCACCGTCACGACGTCATCGCGCTGTCTTCGAGAGACGGATAGAGGTAAATTCCAAGGATAAGAAATTTCAATGCGCAGCCAAGCATTCCGCAGATTCTGGCGAGTCGCGAGAACGGATAGTTGCTTGTCACAAAAACGAGATTAATCGAAAATCAGAGAAGCGTATTGAAGAGAGAACTTGGAAGAGACAATGCTCGCCCATTGAAGTTGCCGTTTCGAAACCTATGGACTATCATCCAAA ACGAGCGGAAACGGATGGTGTAAAGCAGCGAAGGCAATCAGCGTTGTGCTCGAGCCGGGCTTTTCCGGCGCAGCAAACGCACATCAAAGAACCAGGCATTAATTCGACATTTATCAGCGTGAACGAGGGTGACGAGGCGAATCGCGTATTTCCGTTTCAAGCTACACCGAGCGGTAATCTAAAAATCATCCCAAATCAGGTAAAAAGA GTGGTGTTCGAGTCGAAGAAATTCAGTGTTCTCGTCGCTGATCCGCGACACACGAAGGTGAACGTCAAGGCAGAGTTCAGCCGATCTGGTGTCGACGTTGGGCCATCTGTCCTCGGTTCTTCGAATCGTATAAGGTACATCGATCTCCCTCCTGGCGTTACACCGTCGACGATCAATCAGTTGCAA GCTCAAAAGAAGTTACCCTATATCGACGCGAATTACCGATCACGAACACAACCAAGCGCGAAGTTCCATCCATCCGAAATGGAACAAAAGCAACCAGCATCTTATCAGATACCGCCACTGAACGAAGTACCACTCTCTTC TTTAGGATTTACAAATGAAGAACCAATCAAGTGGGACAGCATAATACTTCCAGAGAAGACCGATTTGTATCAAGAATTAGCTAGGCGTATCACAAATTATaa GAATGCCGACTGTATCGTTCAAATTGACCAAGATGAATTCTACTGTCACCTCCTCGTCTTGCAAAGTTACAGTACGTTTTTCGATGAGAAGAAGAATTGCAAGAACATTAACTTATCGGat AGCAACGTCACTGCCAAGGCTTTTTCTATCATTTATGACTGGATGATCAGTCCAATCAATGAAAGTTATCAGCTTTTACGAAGAGATAACATTTTAGATATCTTTATGGCTGCACAATATCTTGGTATCAAAG AATTAGAAGAGCAATGCTGGGCATTCATTGATAACGATGAGCTTTTCTCGGAGGATACGGCTTTCTTGTTGTACTTGGAAGCAAAAAAGATTGGGAACACTGCCGTGATGGAGCTTATGGTTCCAAGaatcatgaaatttttcttggTGCTTGTTAGCACGAAGGATTTTTTAGAATTATCAGTGGACGAACTGTGTTTACTACTGAAATCCAATTATATTAGCGTGAATAG CGAAATGGAAGTCTTGATGTCTGCCGTAAGATGGTTGATGCATGATTGGAGCGAAAGGAAACAATACATGCTGGAAGTACTTAAATGTGTTCGATTTGGTCTTATAGCTCCGTGGCAATTGGTAGACGTCAAAAGAAATCCCGAAAATCCAGAATTTATGGAACTGATGTCTTATCCCGAAGTGCAAAaaatggtggatgacggactTGC AttcgttattataaaatattggtaTGGCAATCAAACGGAAGATTATTATCACTGGATCGATCTACTTGGACTTAACGAACCGACCAACCGTAATTGGGCGGGAGAGGACAAG AATTATGTCACTTATCGTGAATTTCTACTGTATCTCGAGGAATatcaaaaaacaaatattgccGAACTGAGAACGCGCAAAACACGAACGAGACCCACACCTCCCAGTTCTCCTCCTAAAGATTGTTCACCGTTACCGCCAGAAAGAACACGTACGGATAGCAATCAGAATTATTGCTGCGTAGACTCGTATTCTTTAG AACAATATAGTACGACGCAGAGTAGAGTAGTACCGAAAAGGTACGTGTCGAAAGTTGCAACTTCGCCAGGCATGGTGATTCCACCGGAAATTTTGACCGAGTGTCTCAGTAGCATGGGTAGAAGCAATAATATAAGAACG AACAAAACGCAATGCGATAGAAATAGGAACTGTAAACCCATCATTCACGACGCGAAGTATTGCGGAGCAGGTGAATCCCCACGAAGACCATCTGTAGACTTCTTAAAGAATACAAAATACACGTGCGAACATCAGTGTGAGATTTCGACG CTTATCGATAAATCGAAGCACGAGGCACGACATAACATTTCGGATATCCACAGTCGCAAGCAATGGGAACAAAACGTTAAATTGTCTGCAAAGaagcaacaaaaaatgatgaaaaaatcGAGGTATCCCGCGAATCGTACCGATTCGGCCAAATCCGAAGAAGAAGCGGCTACTATGATACAGGCAACATACAGAGGATATAAAGTTAGAAGAAAATTTGATGAA ATCAAAAAATCGTCTTCGGAAGAGAAACAGAACGTCCAAAAAGTGGCTGAGTTGTTGTCGATGAGTCAATCTGGCTGGCCACTTCAAAAATCACTAAATTCTGTTAAAGCATCAAACAGTATtgcaaatcaaaataaaaatacattacatcatatctaa
- the LOC105284947 gene encoding uncharacterized protein LOC105284947 isoform X2 — protein sequence MFFCQSAFIYRYLRSFWTRARRTFTNVPFVLNVIQDSFILYIFVLLFILREKNGKKVFRHYYVNPANHSLNVLRIMRGDFARYDNQFDTTTTAEEDSYISSEFDLLNSRSQFARRVLRKKKNVQLKFFGLPSRSLHRHQHPIVNKQISEAKLPTNKNSQITIPQDILNIESSPSCVCLKKLESQIIFEERYSSENERFNHKFKEEAWRLMHCANNRKGRSTPRIVRAIRRNSKKLDNTANRSLTIDRPRTSKSSVVVLYHGRSNTPPSSSSKALVHLAKSDQTIAEISQPTAASPTLSDKTKVIETPETLSPRYPLCRRRTASKRYRRASRPHLNVNIYPPANPVERIASPSRRHRAVFERRIEVNSKDKKFQCAAKHSADSGESRERIVACHKNEINRKSEKRIEERTWKRQCSPIEVAVSKPMDYHPKRAETDGVKQRRQSALCSSRAFPAQQTHIKEPGINSTFISVNEGDEANRVFPFQATPSGNLKIIPNQVKRVVFESKKFSVLVADPRHTKVNVKAEFSRSGVDVGPSVLGSSNRIRYIDLPPGVTPSTINQLQAQKKLPYIDANYRSRTQPSAKFHPSEMEQKQPASYQIPPLNEVPLSSLGFTNEEPIKWDSIILPEKTDLYQELARRITNYKNADCIVQIDQDEFYCHLLVLQSYSTFFDEKKNCKNINLSDSNVTAKAFSIIYDWMISPINESYQLLRRDNILDIFMAAQYLGIKELEEQCWAFIDNDELFSEDTAFLLYLEAKKIGNTAVMELMVPRIMKFFLVLVSTKDFLELSVDELCLLLKSNYISVNSEMEVLMSAVRWLMHDWSERKQYMLEVLKCVRFGLIAPWQLVDVKRNPENPEFMELMSYPEVQKMVDDGLAFVIIKYWYGNQTEDYYHWIDLLGLNEPTNRNWAGEDKNYVTYREFLLYLEEYQKTNIAELRTRKTRTRPTPPSSPPKDCSPLPPERTRTDSNQNYCCVDSYSLEQYSTTQSRVVPKRYVSKVATSPGMVIPPEILTECLSSMGRSNNIRTNKTQCDRNRNCKPIIHDAKYCGAGESPRRPSVDFLKNTKYTCEHQCEISTLIDKSKHEARHNISDIHSRKQWEQNVKLSAKKQQKMMKKSRYPANRTDSAKSEEEAATMIQATYRGYKVRRKFDEIKKSSSEEKQNVQKVAELLSMSQSGWPLQKSLNSVKASNSIANQNKNTLHHI from the exons ATGTTCTTTTGTCAATCGGCATTCATTTATCGGTATCTAAGGTCTTTCTGGACACGCGCACGTCGCACTTTTACAAATGTTCCGTTCGTTTTAAACGTCATACAGGATTcatttatactatatatatttgtattactttttattttacgcgAGAAAAACGGCAAGAAAGTTTTCCGCCATTATTATGTCAATCCAGCAAATCACTCTTTGAACGTATTACGTATCATGCGAGGTGATTTCGCACGTTATGAC AACCAGTTCGACACTACTACAACTGCTGAAGAAGATTCGTATATTTCTTCggaatttgatttattaaattcaag ATCGCAATTTGCACGTCGAGTattgaggaaaaagaaaaatgttcaaCTAAAATTTTTCGGATTGCCATCGAGATCGTTGCATCGTCATCAACATCCGATTGTCAATAAACAGATTAGTGAAGCAAAATTAC CTACCAACAAGAACAGTCAGATTACTATCCcacaagatattttaaatatcgaatcTTCCCCTTCGTGTGTTTGCCTAAAAAAGTTGGAG TcacaaataattttcgaaGAAAGGTATTCGAGCGAAAACGAGAGGTTCAATCATAAATTTAAAGAGGAAGCCTG GCGCCTAATGCATTGTGCTAACAATAGGAAGGGAAGAAGTACACCGCGGATCGTAAGAGCCATTCGACGCAACAGTAAGAAAC TTGATAATACAGCAAATCGATCGCTGACGATCGATCGACCACGAACGAGTAAAAGCAGTGTCGTTGTACTGTATCACGGAAGATCCAATACTCCTCCGTCATCCTCGTCGAAAGCTCTGGTGCATTTAGCAAAATCCGATCAAACAATAGCGGAAATATCGCAACCGACAGCTGCAAGTCCTACGTTATCTGACAA GACAAAAGTAATTGAAACTCCAGAAACTCTATCTCCAAGATATCCGCTATGTCGACGAAGAACCGCTTCTAAAAGGTATCGTCGTGCGTCGAGGCCTCACCTGAATGTGAATATTTATCCGCCCGCAAATCCGGTGGAACGTATTGCGTCACCGTCACGACGTCATCGCGCTGTCTTCGAGAGACGGATAGAGGTAAATTCCAAGGATAAGAAATTTCAATGCGCAGCCAAGCATTCCGCAGATTCTGGCGAGTCGCGAGAACGGATAGTTGCTTGTCACAAAAACGAGATTAATCGAAAATCAGAGAAGCGTATTGAAGAGAGAACTTGGAAGAGACAATGCTCGCCCATTGAAGTTGCCGTTTCGAAACCTATGGACTATCATCCAAA ACGAGCGGAAACGGATGGTGTAAAGCAGCGAAGGCAATCAGCGTTGTGCTCGAGCCGGGCTTTTCCGGCGCAGCAAACGCACATCAAAGAACCAGGCATTAATTCGACATTTATCAGCGTGAACGAGGGTGACGAGGCGAATCGCGTATTTCCGTTTCAAGCTACACCGAGCGGTAATCTAAAAATCATCCCAAATCAGGTAAAAAGA GTGGTGTTCGAGTCGAAGAAATTCAGTGTTCTCGTCGCTGATCCGCGACACACGAAGGTGAACGTCAAGGCAGAGTTCAGCCGATCTGGTGTCGACGTTGGGCCATCTGTCCTCGGTTCTTCGAATCGTATAAGGTACATCGATCTCCCTCCTGGCGTTACACCGTCGACGATCAATCAGTTGCAA GCTCAAAAGAAGTTACCCTATATCGACGCGAATTACCGATCACGAACACAACCAAGCGCGAAGTTCCATCCATCCGAAATGGAACAAAAGCAACCAGCATCTTATCAGATACCGCCACTGAACGAAGTACCACTCTCTTC TTTAGGATTTACAAATGAAGAACCAATCAAGTGGGACAGCATAATACTTCCAGAGAAGACCGATTTGTATCAAGAATTAGCTAGGCGTATCACAAATTATaa GAATGCCGACTGTATCGTTCAAATTGACCAAGATGAATTCTACTGTCACCTCCTCGTCTTGCAAAGTTACAGTACGTTTTTCGATGAGAAGAAGAATTGCAAGAACATTAACTTATCGGat AGCAACGTCACTGCCAAGGCTTTTTCTATCATTTATGACTGGATGATCAGTCCAATCAATGAAAGTTATCAGCTTTTACGAAGAGATAACATTTTAGATATCTTTATGGCTGCACAATATCTTGGTATCAAAG AATTAGAAGAGCAATGCTGGGCATTCATTGATAACGATGAGCTTTTCTCGGAGGATACGGCTTTCTTGTTGTACTTGGAAGCAAAAAAGATTGGGAACACTGCCGTGATGGAGCTTATGGTTCCAAGaatcatgaaatttttcttggTGCTTGTTAGCACGAAGGATTTTTTAGAATTATCAGTGGACGAACTGTGTTTACTACTGAAATCCAATTATATTAGCGTGAATAG CGAAATGGAAGTCTTGATGTCTGCCGTAAGATGGTTGATGCATGATTGGAGCGAAAGGAAACAATACATGCTGGAAGTACTTAAATGTGTTCGATTTGGTCTTATAGCTCCGTGGCAATTGGTAGACGTCAAAAGAAATCCCGAAAATCCAGAATTTATGGAACTGATGTCTTATCCCGAAGTGCAAAaaatggtggatgacggactTGC AttcgttattataaaatattggtaTGGCAATCAAACGGAAGATTATTATCACTGGATCGATCTACTTGGACTTAACGAACCGACCAACCGTAATTGGGCGGGAGAGGACAAG AATTATGTCACTTATCGTGAATTTCTACTGTATCTCGAGGAATatcaaaaaacaaatattgccGAACTGAGAACGCGCAAAACACGAACGAGACCCACACCTCCCAGTTCTCCTCCTAAAGATTGTTCACCGTTACCGCCAGAAAGAACACGTACGGATAGCAATCAGAATTATTGCTGCGTAGACTCGTATTCTTTAG AACAATATAGTACGACGCAGAGTAGAGTAGTACCGAAAAGGTACGTGTCGAAAGTTGCAACTTCGCCAGGCATGGTGATTCCACCGGAAATTTTGACCGAGTGTCTCAGTAGCATGGGTAGAAGCAATAATATAAGAACG AACAAAACGCAATGCGATAGAAATAGGAACTGTAAACCCATCATTCACGACGCGAAGTATTGCGGAGCAGGTGAATCCCCACGAAGACCATCTGTAGACTTCTTAAAGAATACAAAATACACGTGCGAACATCAGTGTGAGATTTCGACG CTTATCGATAAATCGAAGCACGAGGCACGACATAACATTTCGGATATCCACAGTCGCAAGCAATGGGAACAAAACGTTAAATTGTCTGCAAAGaagcaacaaaaaatgatgaaaaaatcGAGGTATCCCGCGAATCGTACCGATTCGGCCAAATCCGAAGAAGAAGCGGCTACTATGATACAGGCAACATACAGAGGATATAAAGTTAGAAGAAAATTTGATGAA ATCAAAAAATCGTCTTCGGAAGAGAAACAGAACGTCCAAAAAGTGGCTGAGTTGTTGTCGATGAGTCAATCTGGCTGGCCACTTCAAAAATCACTAAATTCTGTTAAAGCATCAAACAGTATtgcaaatcaaaataaaaatacattacatcatatctaa